The genomic segment ttattattaattaaaaaaaaatttaatgcaGAATATGTACtgcttttaaattatatttgaaaacAAATTTCAAAACTTACTCTGATTGATTTGGTGGTGTTGTACTAAGCTTATTTGACATCATTCGCCTTTTCAAAGATTCttgaaaaagtttataaaattcaGTACATGTTGATGGTGTAGCATTTGCATATTGTGTCGTTTTTCCTTCTTGTCCTAATTCTCCATTAAATACAAGCGCTTCAGGATGACTTACATTTAACTTTTTCCATACACTTTGCTTTTCAccattttttgtaaaattaccAATTGCCCACATTACATTTTCTGAATAAACTTTTTCACGTTCTAAAGTttcattatcatatttatcaGGATGTCTAAATGGTATACcaaatatatcaattaaatcaTCTCCATGCATTGCACCAGTCCATTTTGGCCAGGGGTTTATTGGTGATCGTCtattatattcataaaaataagtatttttGCTAGAAACATTTGCAAATGTGATTGCAAATCTAGAAAGTTCacaatcaaaaataaaatcagaTAAAATTCTTATAGATCGGTTAGTATATGTGCTTGcagaattattataaatttcttgtaacttattaatttctgtttcatcaaattttaatatatttccCCCGAATTTAACTAGATTTTTAAAGTTGTCTTCCTCCATTACACATTGATTAGTAGGGTCATTAGCAGGTTTATCTGGATAAAAATGACAATTAAACATactattatttgtaaaaccAGTTGCCATAAAAAATGTTGCTTCATCAGCTGTTCTTCCAAGCATCAAATCAACatctttattaaattgttttttgttATACATATCTTTAATACttccattaaaaaaaactgtaTCATTATCAATAGGCATAAAAGGAAATGGTGTTGGCATTTGACCAGGAGCACTAACATTTCTAGCAGCTTCTAACAATACATCTACAGTTTTATTACGTAAACATTccaaaatttttgtattcgTTATTGTCTCTTCATTTTCCTTAGTAATACATCCTACTTTTTTTGAAACATTTCTAGTATTTTGGTCTGCTATATCTCTTGAAACTGTAGTCATAAAATGTGTTATAGTACCAGAACTCATTATTCCTCTTTTGAAAAATGGTTTACTATTGTTGGAAAATAAATGAGCTGCTACTGAAGACGCTCCAGAACTTGTTCCAAAAATAGTTACTTTATCCCTATCACCACCAAAACTTTCAATTGTTCTATTAATCCATATTAATACCATTTGTTGATCTAATAATCCCATGTTACCTTCTATTCCATCTTCACCACTTAAATAAGCAAAACCAAAAAATCCTAGTCTAAAGTTAGGTACAACAACAAttgattttgtttttaaagcAAGAACAGAtccattaaatttatcagCACTACCAGTTCTTACTGTCCAACTACCACCATGGAAAAAAACTATAACTggcatattttttttaccttttgGTACCCACATGTTAAATTTAAGACAGTTTTCATCAGTTCCATTTTTTGGATTTGATGCATCATATCCGTCAAAACCCATTTCTCTAATAATTTGTGGACATCCTTCGCTTTTATGAACTGCATAATAAGTTCCATTAAGACGTTTTTCTTCTAATTCATATGGCGGATGGAATCTATAAAAATGGGTTGGTGGATATGCATATGGAATTCCTAAATACTCAGTCATTTCTTCACCTAATACTGTctataataaatgattatgaaatttaataaaaataacttgcAATTTTTTGTCCAGCAATCGTTCCATAATATGTTTCTATTAGATCTCCGGTTTCACATGTTACAagattgaataaaaatatgaaaaaatgaaaaaatttcattttaataaaagtaaatttttcttgtaaaattttaagttttgttcttgtttttatattaaaatttatttactttacagtaacatctttttaaattatttttgtaaaaattactttttaaatagaataacatttaatatttacttaTTCAAAGATCgtttaaaactttatcaagtaataataatttctaaaaatatgtttgcatattataaatattcaatattacaataattgtatgatttgtttaatatcaaaaaattgttaatttcctttttttatataaaattcttACTTTTAaagctataaaaaaaattataaagctTACATAAACCAAATTATtggaataaaatattatcaaaattaaggTTATTGTAtatgttaatttatataattttaaaattttttaatttcaagaACTAGCTATtcaaaaaatcaaaattttaaaattttatttactttttgtaCGTTGTAgtcaaaaaaatgttttatttaaatggtaaatttaaaaaatgaaaataataattaaatgaaagtatttataaattatttatctattaaaaacttattaataatattttttttagcttaaacgtttcaaattttacaaataaatttttccaatgtttttttattactaatttctttttatttattaagcaccatttatgttattttaattaaaaatttaaaaatttttaaaatattaataatgatttctttaaaaatcttgaattaaaatcatattttctaatattttatattttgtaatttttttaacgaGTAAATAGTTAACAGTGCTCAAAAACtacaaattaaaatgtaatttaatattttaaagtgctagatttattaaaataaaatcaaaactttttttaattcaaatcACTTTTTAAATCAATATTTTGAGATTCATTTAGCATTTgttgaatattattatattactgtttaacttttatattattcttatttatatttatatatttattaataatgataaaaattttattaactttttttttaaaaattaatgaaataaaacatagatcaacaattaaaatttaaaaaaagtttccaTTTCTATACTATCACCgttctttatataaaataaaatattttaatataacaatgATGTGTTGGTAAAAGATTTCTTTATGAcatgaaacttttttatggcaaaacaatatataaaaataagtataaaCGTTTGCAAATacaaacaataatatttttttccttattaaaaaatagtaataacaACATAACttatgaataatataattaattaatgcTTATTtgcaaataataaaacacctgttaaaaaaagaattatccGTTATTACTTAAACATGTGTGGATATTCTACTAACAAGACTATCTCtttgatttatattattattattaacacAATGAAATTAATGATGATGTACCACTTTCATTATCATGTGTTACAATTTCTCTTAAAAGTTTCATAttcataaattaatttctaaCAATACTACAAAATGTTGTTGTATTATTATCTTAATTATTACTATCATATATAAGAATAGTTGTAGCTTaacttaaatttatatatgttataataaatgatactGGATAACCAGATTGATATGATTCTTGTCCATAACTGTCATTGAAATCTAAATCTGAActattttgatttattgaCTCATATACTTTAATTATATGTTAATGTACCAATTGAATTTGCTCttttattacataataattatacaGAATCAAAAGTAATATCATGAACTGCAGCACACTCAACTTGTATATCACACCAAcatgttttttatttcttaatcagtatacttttttctttttctatatttattaatatatagacaatataattattaaaaaatagtacgaagaataatatataatattgttattaataaattgaaataaaatttttctatcaatcttgatattttatacataaaagtatttgtacgaaataaatattattgctGTTACAGTTGTATATATTGTTGAAACAGTACAATTATAATTACCTATATCTTTACTTTCAAcatcataaataattaattttctattaacacaataattttttttaatctaaacaatattaatttttttacttagtCTACTAGCAGTAATATTTTCACTATAAAATGTTCATATAATATCACTAAGTTTTGGATATTAATGAAATTCACATGATAATGTTGCTATTGATTCATGATTAACAAATACTGTATCATTTACACGTACTTGAAGATCAccttcaataaaaaaattatgtaaaagAATTACtgatttaaaatcattttttgtaGCTACACACATATATTCACCTGTTAGCCATTTttgtacatttttaattgtaaaatttgaTCATTCATGTATTATTTGTTCATCACCAGATTTTCTCCGATTTATTCTAGGTTTTGGATTTTCATGTGTTTCACAATAAAATTCTGCCATATCATTTtgattaacaatttttaccTGTGATGAacttataaatttatgttcataattaacatttcataatattttattagaaccagattttaatacattatttaCACGACATGTAAAATGTGAATTATGTTCATCTGGTATTAGATgttcaatatataaaatttttattgttacttTTTTAAGAAGTTCATTATTATGATACCATGTATATTTACCACTATGTTCTGGTTTTGAATTAACATTACATATAAGTCTAACTTTATCACCTTGTTTTAAAGTATCATTATCACTATCAATTATGACATGTACCTGtggtttatataaaatatttatttttcctaATCATAATTGTGGATCATTAATTGCtggataaaaaataatttttgttaatttcatattatcaaattttggATTAATCATTGTATTAACCTATCTATTAATAGTAAAATCTTTTTAGAATTAAATGTTGAATTTTTGTGTATTTGACCAGATTGTATTGGTAAAGAtgaatttcaaaaatatttatcatatattacATCTGGTATATCATCACTAATCcatgaaataatattatctaaTGTACCAGATTTTGTTATTGCCCAATATATTTTAGGTGTTGAATGAGTTTTTGACACAAAACATATTTCTTCTATTGGAACACCTTCTTttgcaaaaataaaatcaccATTCTTATGTTTTTTTCCATAACCttgtttatcaaaaattcCATAATCTTCTGGTAATTTAAGAACTTCTAAATAAACTGGTTTagttttttcaataatattattattttttgatgatGTAACTTGACAATCATAAAAACCATCAACCCATTCTGTAACATTTGTTATCTCCAAATCATATTCTCCTTTCATTGAACTTCTAACCATT from the Strongyloides ratti genome assembly S_ratti_ED321, chromosome : X genome contains:
- a CDS encoding Poly-glutamine tract binding protein 1, which codes for MFSQFRMVRSSMKGEYDLEITNVTEWVDGFYDCQVTSSKNNNIIEKTKPVYLEVLKLPEDYGIFDKQGYGKKHKNGDFIFAKEGVPIEEICFVSKTHSTPKIYWAITKSGTLDNIISWISDDIPDVHVIIDSDNDTLKQGDKVRLICNVNSKPEHSGKYTWYHNNELLKKVTIKILYIEHLIPDEHNSHFTCRVNNVLKSGSNKIL
- a CDS encoding Acetylcholinesterase, which gives rise to MKFFHFFIFLFNLVTCETGDLIETYYGTIAGQKITVLGEEMTEYLGIPYAYPPTHFYRFHPPYELEEKRLNGTYYAVHKSEGCPQIIREMGFDGYDASNPKNGTDENCLKFNMWVPKGKKNMPVIVFFHGGSWTVRTGSADKFNGSVLALKTKSIVVVPNFRLGFFGFAYLSGEDGIEGNMGLLDQQMVLIWINRTIESFGGDRDKVTIFGTSSGASSVAAHLFSNNSKPFFKRGIMSSGTITHFMTTVSRDIADQNTRNVSKKVGCITKENEETITNTKILECLRNKTVDVLLEAARNVSAPGQMPTPFPFMPIDNDTVFFNGSIKDMYNKKQFNKDVDLMLGRTADEATFFMATGFTNNSMFNCHFYPDKPANDPTNQCVMEEDNFKNLVKFGGNILKFDETEINKLQEIYNNSASTYTNRSIRILSDFIFDCELSRFAITFANVSSKNTYFYEYNRRSPINPWPKWTGAMHGDDLIDIFGIPFRHPDKYDNETLEREKVYSENVMWAIGNFTKNGEKQSVWKKLNVSHPEALVFNGELGQEGKTTQYANATPSTCTEFYKLFQESLKRRMMSNKLSTTPPNQSE